The following coding sequences are from one Patescibacteria group bacterium window:
- a CDS encoding TraR/DksA C4-type zinc finger protein, with product MENNNVLSKEEIKEIKEGLMGRKNQIIKDLKNISEKENTDSDEDFKASFPEYGDKDDENAQEINEYSTNLATEQVLEKTIKDINFALARIEGGSYGVCKYCGEEIGKKRMQARPVASSCVACKTKIQESA from the coding sequence ATGGAAAACAACAACGTTCTAAGTAAAGAAGAAATCAAAGAAATCAAAGAAGGTCTAATGGGAAGAAAGAATCAAATTATTAAAGATTTAAAGAATATTAGTGAAAAAGAAAATACTGATTCTGACGAAGATTTCAAAGCATCATTCCCCGAATATGGCGACAAGGATGATGAGAATGCTCAAGAAATAAATGAATATTCAACAAACCTTGCGACAGAACAAGTTTTAGAAAAAACAATAAAAGATATAAATTTCGCACTAGCACGTATTGAGGGTGGTTCTTATGGTGTGTGTAAATACTGTGGTGAAGAGATTGGAAAGAAAAGGATGCAGGCAAGGCCTGTAGCCAGTTCTTGCGTCGCATGTAAAACAAAAATACAAGAATCTGCTTAA